A single window of Anaerohalosphaeraceae bacterium DNA harbors:
- a CDS encoding energy-coupling factor ABC transporter permease, whose product MHMADALLSPAVGGTMWAVSAGLLGYSCRKIRTEFQESKIPLMGVAGAFVFAAQMINFTIPGTGSSGHLGGGLLLAVLLGPWAGFVTMASILVIQALFFADGGLLALGCNIFNLGFWTCFIAYPLIYQPIVGKNPTGRRVFWGAMLAAIAGLQLGAFSVVIETVLSGITELPFGLFVLAMQPIHLAIGIVEGLATAAVVLFVLQNKPQIILSPQTALPGSSIRRTALVFLTAAVVLGGAASWFASTYPDGLEWSTARVSGKEELKSPEKGIHSSLAQLQEKTAILPDYGFKTAHPEESEDARWPAVDVGTSVSGIVGGLLTLVLTAGIAAAIKAAHRKADIRTS is encoded by the coding sequence ATGCATATGGCGGATGCTTTGCTGTCGCCGGCGGTCGGCGGAACAATGTGGGCCGTCAGCGCCGGCCTGCTGGGCTATTCCTGCAGAAAAATACGGACGGAGTTTCAGGAAAGCAAAATCCCGCTGATGGGGGTAGCCGGGGCATTTGTGTTTGCGGCTCAGATGATTAATTTTACGATTCCCGGAACCGGTTCCAGCGGGCATTTGGGCGGCGGGCTGCTGCTGGCTGTTCTGCTGGGCCCCTGGGCGGGATTCGTGACGATGGCTTCGATTTTGGTCATCCAGGCCTTGTTTTTTGCCGACGGCGGACTGCTGGCCCTCGGATGCAACATCTTTAATCTGGGTTTTTGGACCTGTTTTATTGCCTATCCGCTGATTTACCAGCCGATTGTCGGAAAGAACCCGACAGGAAGGCGAGTCTTTTGGGGGGCGATGCTCGCGGCAATCGCCGGACTTCAGCTGGGGGCTTTTTCCGTCGTGATAGAAACGGTTTTGTCCGGCATCACTGAACTGCCCTTTGGGCTGTTTGTACTGGCGATGCAACCGATTCATTTGGCAATCGGCATCGTAGAAGGGCTTGCCACGGCGGCGGTCGTCTTGTTTGTCCTGCAAAACAAACCGCAAATCATCCTTTCCCCGCAAACCGCCCTGCCCGGTTCCTCCATTCGCAGAACGGCTTTGGTGTTTTTGACGGCGGCCGTTGTGCTGGGCGGAGCGGCCAGCTGGTTTGCCTCCACCTATCCGGACGGACTGGAATGGTCAACGGCACGGGTATCGGGCAAAGAAGAACTCAAATCACCGGAAAAAGGCATTCATTCTTCGCTGGCTCAACTTCAGGAAAAGACGGCGATTTTGCCGGATTACGGCTTTAAGACCGCTCATCCGGAAGAATCCGAGGACGCTCGCTGGCCTGCCGTCGATGTCGGCACAAGCGTATCCGGCATTGTAGGCGGTCTTCTGACGCTGGTGCTGACCGCGGGGATTGCCGCAGCAATCAAAGCGGCTCATCGCAAGGCGGACATCCGGACCTCGTAA
- a CDS encoding carbohydrate porin, whose protein sequence is MRFIGFILLIIPATLAEPSESFWQRESLTDGFAGLNERWEPSGIQLGLSLTSIYQQNARGGISTHRHQGRWSGSYNLELDTDMERLAGLKGGTLYLHAEGTWPRQDIDATSVQSLFGVNGDFAPREAFNLIELWYQQNLWDDTLQVRFGKIDMTGGFECRGCPVSFDCSRYANDENTQFLNSALVNNPTIPFPDYGIGAIVLWAPSELWYISFGAADAQADKRETGLNTAFHQEDYFVYMAETGLTPALNSANGALPGAYRIGVWYDPQPKAALDETRFYRDDTGFYLSFDQMLCKENSNPDDSQGLGTFFRYGYANGRSNAVSHFYSGGIQYEGLLEGRDADVLGVGYAHGVLSEHSSSPFTEDFESVLEAYYAWKAAGWMTITPSIQYVANPGGMGESKDAVVAGLRTVITF, encoded by the coding sequence ATTCCGGCAACTCTCGCTGAACCATCCGAAAGTTTTTGGCAGCGGGAGTCGCTGACGGACGGCTTTGCAGGGCTGAACGAACGCTGGGAGCCGTCGGGGATTCAGCTCGGGCTGAGTCTGACAAGCATTTACCAGCAGAATGCCCGCGGAGGAATCAGCACGCACCGGCATCAAGGCCGCTGGTCGGGCAGTTATAACCTCGAACTGGATACGGATATGGAGCGACTGGCCGGTCTGAAAGGCGGCACGCTGTATCTGCATGCGGAAGGCACTTGGCCCCGGCAGGACATCGACGCCACCTCCGTTCAGTCGCTGTTCGGCGTCAATGGGGATTTTGCCCCGCGTGAAGCGTTCAACCTGATTGAGCTGTGGTATCAGCAGAATCTGTGGGACGATACACTTCAGGTGCGGTTTGGGAAAATTGACATGACCGGCGGGTTTGAATGCCGGGGCTGTCCGGTGTCGTTTGACTGCAGCCGATACGCCAACGATGAAAACACGCAGTTCCTCAATTCGGCCCTCGTGAACAACCCGACGATTCCGTTTCCGGATTACGGGATTGGGGCAATCGTGCTGTGGGCGCCTTCTGAGCTGTGGTATATCTCCTTCGGGGCGGCGGATGCACAGGCGGACAAGCGGGAAACAGGCCTGAATACCGCCTTTCATCAGGAGGACTACTTTGTGTATATGGCCGAGACGGGACTGACACCTGCCTTGAATTCGGCCAATGGGGCCCTGCCGGGAGCGTATCGCATCGGCGTATGGTATGACCCGCAGCCGAAGGCCGCTCTGGATGAAACCCGTTTCTATCGCGATGACACGGGCTTTTATCTGAGCTTTGACCAGATGCTTTGCAAAGAAAACAGCAACCCGGACGACAGCCAGGGGCTTGGAACCTTTTTCCGCTACGGCTATGCGAATGGGCGGTCGAACGCCGTCAGCCATTTTTACAGCGGCGGCATCCAGTATGAAGGACTTTTGGAGGGACGTGATGCGGATGTGCTTGGGGTCGGCTATGCGCACGGGGTTTTAAGCGAGCACAGCAGCAGCCCGTTTACGGAAGATTTTGAAAGTGTGCTGGAGGCATACTACGCCTGGAAGGCGGCCGGGTGGATGACGATTACGCCGTCCATTCAGTATGTGGCCAACCCAGGCGGGATGGGTGAATCAAAAGACGCGGTCGTGGCAGGCCTGCGGACGGTGATTACGTTTTAA